From Deferrisoma camini S3R1, the proteins below share one genomic window:
- a CDS encoding HEAT repeat domain-containing protein has product MGLVKADGKPAATSKPSPRKYTRDLTGLLAELNDQQPKARRWAARDLVAYGEEAVGALCERLRTEPEPSVREALFDALLAIGGDAVVEGLIPLLRGEDAGLRNGAVEVLGQLPEAVGPRMEVLLADPNPDVRLFGLDILRDLPHPEAPRWLMGVLEQDPHVNVVTVALDRLAEVGTPEMIPAVRAVKDRFPDEPFVAFAVDTALDRILGGE; this is encoded by the coding sequence ATGGGACTGGTCAAAGCGGACGGGAAGCCGGCGGCAACGTCAAAGCCGAGCCCCCGCAAGTACACACGAGATCTCACGGGCCTGCTGGCCGAGCTCAACGACCAGCAGCCCAAGGCCCGGAGGTGGGCGGCCCGGGACCTGGTGGCCTACGGCGAAGAGGCGGTGGGGGCCCTGTGCGAGCGGCTCCGGACCGAGCCCGAGCCTTCGGTGCGCGAGGCCCTGTTCGATGCCCTGCTGGCCATCGGGGGCGATGCCGTGGTCGAGGGCCTGATTCCCCTGCTGAGAGGGGAGGACGCGGGGCTGCGAAACGGTGCGGTGGAGGTGCTGGGGCAGCTCCCCGAAGCCGTGGGCCCCCGGATGGAAGTTCTGCTGGCCGACCCGAACCCGGACGTGCGGCTGTTCGGCCTGGACATCCTCCGAGACCTGCCCCACCCGGAGGCGCCCCGATGGCTGATGGGGGTGTTGGAGCAGGACCCCCACGTGAACGTCGTCACCGTGGCCCTGGACCGGTTGGCCGAGGTGGGCACCCCCGAGATGATCCCGGCGGTCCGGGCGGTGAAAGACCGGTTTCCCGACGAGCCGTTCGTGGCCTTTGCGGTGGACACGGCGCTCGATCGGATCCTCGGGGGCGAATGA
- a CDS encoding chemotaxis protein CheW yields MDSMTSIPEEPSRSPILAADGPLGEEQAVGQYVTCYVGDECFAFPMESVLEIIRLPDAVRVPLAPSCLRGLANLRGAVLPVVDLRMLLGLAVAEPTDATRVVVVDCGRPIGLIVDRMERVIGVEPERIEPSADVRTTVDTELLAGVIKPPGGEGALIQLLDAQALVAREFSLNAQGPNGVSGGPGVEVGADRPGTKDEDEVEGQQLVSFGVDQETYAFEISEVQEIVRVPDEISRVPGAGDHVLGIIDLRGRVLPLVSLRRLFGLGEVPLDDNHRILVVSVESEAARAPTVGGVVVDRVYEVFHTPEEGLEPVPAFLEKQGVEGVQAICRLANDNRLVSVLTGQTLFRHPSVQEALRAQKEGEEVHVDKRPSCSEAGGDENLQFVVFRLAGQEYGVEIGCVQEIIWVPEEMSRVPKTPEFIEGVVNLRGTVLPVMDMRTRFGLEKMERNDGQRILVLNLEGTRTGFIVDAVSEVLRVPADSVEAAPRLSEAQTRIVAHVVNLKEHGRVIQILEARELLAAGEHEAVASAMAQGAATDT; encoded by the coding sequence ATGGATTCCATGACGAGCATTCCCGAGGAGCCCTCCCGGTCTCCGATACTCGCGGCCGACGGTCCCCTCGGGGAGGAGCAGGCCGTGGGCCAATATGTGACGTGCTACGTGGGGGACGAGTGCTTTGCGTTTCCCATGGAGTCGGTGCTGGAGATCATCCGCCTGCCCGACGCCGTGCGCGTACCCCTCGCCCCTTCGTGTCTTCGGGGGCTGGCAAATTTGCGGGGAGCGGTGCTGCCCGTGGTGGATCTTCGAATGCTTCTGGGGTTGGCCGTGGCGGAACCCACCGACGCCACCCGGGTGGTGGTGGTGGATTGCGGCCGGCCGATCGGATTGATCGTTGACCGGATGGAGCGGGTGATCGGCGTGGAACCCGAGCGGATTGAGCCCTCGGCGGACGTGCGAACCACGGTCGATACGGAGCTTCTGGCCGGGGTGATCAAACCGCCAGGGGGCGAGGGCGCATTGATCCAGCTTCTGGACGCCCAAGCCCTGGTCGCGCGGGAGTTCAGCCTGAACGCGCAAGGGCCCAACGGGGTTTCGGGTGGTCCGGGTGTGGAGGTGGGGGCCGATCGGCCTGGCACGAAAGATGAGGATGAGGTCGAAGGGCAGCAGTTGGTGAGTTTTGGAGTGGACCAAGAGACGTACGCGTTCGAGATCTCAGAGGTGCAGGAGATCGTGCGGGTACCGGACGAGATCAGCAGGGTTCCGGGAGCAGGGGACCACGTGCTGGGCATCATCGACCTCAGGGGGCGGGTTCTGCCCCTGGTGAGCCTTCGGAGGCTGTTTGGTTTGGGGGAGGTTCCTCTGGATGACAACCATCGGATTCTCGTGGTGAGCGTGGAAAGCGAGGCGGCCCGGGCCCCCACGGTGGGGGGGGTGGTGGTGGACCGGGTGTACGAGGTGTTCCACACGCCAGAGGAGGGTCTGGAGCCGGTTCCTGCTTTCTTGGAAAAGCAGGGTGTGGAGGGCGTTCAGGCAATTTGTCGGCTGGCGAACGACAACCGGCTTGTCTCGGTGCTGACCGGCCAGACGCTGTTCCGCCATCCGAGCGTACAAGAGGCGCTTCGCGCCCAGAAGGAGGGTGAGGAAGTGCACGTCGACAAGAGGCCCTCGTGCTCCGAGGCGGGGGGGGACGAAAATCTGCAGTTCGTTGTGTTTCGGCTCGCGGGTCAGGAGTACGGGGTGGAAATCGGGTGTGTACAAGAGATCATCTGGGTGCCCGAGGAGATGAGCCGGGTGCCGAAGACCCCGGAGTTCATCGAAGGGGTGGTGAACCTACGGGGAACGGTGCTACCGGTGATGGACATGCGCACGCGGTTCGGGCTGGAGAAAATGGAGAGGAACGACGGACAACGCATCTTGGTGCTCAACCTCGAAGGGACGCGCACGGGCTTCATCGTGGACGCCGTGAGCGAGGTGCTTCGGGTACCTGCGGACAGTGTGGAGGCTGCACCTCGGCTTTCCGAAGCGCAGACCCGCATCGTGGCACACGTGGTGAACCTCAAAGAGCACGGGAGAGTGATTCAGATCCTTGAGGCGCGGGAGCTACTGGCTGCCGGGGAACACGAGGCTGTGGCCTCTGCGATGGCGCAAGGAGCGGCAACGGACACGTGA
- a CDS encoding chemotaxis protein CheA, protein MNPLLAEFITETRELLERVSQGFLVLERNPGDAEALNELFRGMHTIKGSSGIFEELGSLTRLVHAAEDVLDGVRQGQQQLTPEGADIFFEILDQVATWVDELEASETLGPGAGEASVQLVRRLRQWASGGGGRAEAKPGHEAPRETDALPLQESGENNEGVRELPWAAEVSEALRREWFRAAAEGAGRPVVVTYTPDEACFFAGDDPFHTARNAPGVAWGTVQAREPWPDLGDLDPYRCVLEFRLVCAAPEGEVEEWFRYVADQVRVETVAPSAWVRPTGEPSDPEPFGAFVHDAREGARGGRWENLRRAVGTALGVAGPELLSASALRWLDTVLATSDPDSGLVEWLIECVARGEAPPEGRQGGADRPSGAGVSAGEPAETGGSGPSPAPLGDGHPDLVAAAVEILEAQRTLLASPVDPGIRRGVLRSVARVAESVLIGVGQTEVAARVSAALKASQTQGGGEPLREVLQDALAPLAAGLAGSEEDGAPSQTPAKKPEGPVPEPRGNGGQKVRVLRVDQARIDALMDLVGELVVAKNALPFLARRAENVFQVRELAREIKNQHAVINRIAEELQGAVMQVRMVPVSHTFQRFPRLVRDLSRKLGKEVRLLMEGEETEADKNVVEDLAEPLVHLIRNSVDHGIESPDERLAAGKTEEGEIRLRAVQLDDQVLIEVIDDGRGMDPEHLKRKAYEKGILSEERLDTITDQEALHLIFAPGFSTAPQVSNVSGRGVGMDAVRAMVDRVGGSVAVESEPGRGTCIRLSLPLSMAVTRVMIVEVGGQMLGVPIESVVETVRVPADGIHRIKGRETVVLRDRLVPLCRLRRVLALGREPANGRDEEAVLVVQVGGNELGLVVDRFHEGVDIILKPLEGILAGFRLYAGTALLGDGRVLLVLNLRELVACL, encoded by the coding sequence ATGAACCCGTTGCTGGCCGAGTTCATCACCGAGACCCGGGAGCTCCTGGAACGGGTGAGCCAGGGGTTCCTGGTCCTGGAACGCAACCCCGGCGACGCCGAGGCGCTGAACGAGCTGTTCCGGGGAATGCACACGATCAAGGGCTCGTCGGGGATCTTTGAGGAGCTGGGGTCGCTTACTCGGTTGGTGCACGCGGCGGAAGACGTGCTGGATGGGGTGCGACAAGGCCAGCAACAGCTTACCCCCGAGGGGGCGGACATCTTTTTCGAGATCCTGGACCAGGTGGCCACCTGGGTGGACGAGCTGGAAGCATCGGAAACCTTGGGGCCTGGTGCGGGAGAGGCCAGTGTCCAACTGGTGAGGCGGCTTCGGCAGTGGGCCTCCGGCGGGGGCGGCCGGGCGGAGGCGAAGCCCGGGCATGAAGCCCCACGAGAAACCGACGCGCTGCCCTTGCAGGAGTCCGGGGAAAACAATGAGGGCGTGCGCGAGCTGCCGTGGGCGGCGGAGGTTTCGGAGGCACTGCGGAGGGAGTGGTTCCGGGCGGCTGCGGAGGGGGCCGGGCGGCCGGTGGTGGTCACCTACACGCCGGACGAAGCGTGCTTTTTCGCGGGGGACGATCCGTTTCACACCGCCCGAAACGCGCCGGGTGTGGCGTGGGGCACGGTGCAGGCGAGGGAACCTTGGCCCGACCTGGGGGATCTGGATCCGTACCGGTGCGTGCTGGAGTTTCGGCTGGTGTGTGCCGCGCCGGAGGGGGAGGTGGAAGAGTGGTTCCGATACGTGGCCGACCAGGTGCGCGTGGAGACGGTGGCGCCGAGCGCGTGGGTGCGACCCACGGGAGAGCCTTCCGACCCGGAGCCCTTTGGTGCGTTCGTGCACGACGCCCGGGAGGGGGCGCGGGGCGGTCGGTGGGAGAATTTGCGGCGGGCCGTGGGTACCGCCCTGGGGGTGGCCGGCCCGGAGCTCCTGAGTGCCTCGGCCTTGCGGTGGCTCGACACCGTTCTGGCCACCTCCGATCCGGATTCAGGGCTCGTGGAGTGGCTCATCGAGTGCGTGGCCCGGGGCGAGGCGCCGCCCGAGGGACGGCAGGGGGGGGCGGACCGCCCCTCCGGAGCCGGTGTCTCGGCCGGGGAGCCGGCGGAGACCGGGGGGAGCGGACCGTCCCCGGCTCCCTTGGGGGATGGCCATCCGGATCTCGTGGCGGCGGCGGTGGAGATCCTGGAAGCCCAGCGCACCCTGCTGGCAAGCCCTGTAGACCCGGGAATCCGGCGCGGCGTGTTGCGGTCGGTGGCCCGGGTGGCGGAATCGGTGCTGATCGGGGTGGGGCAGACAGAGGTGGCTGCCCGGGTGTCGGCCGCCTTGAAGGCCTCTCAAACCCAGGGCGGGGGGGAACCGCTGCGGGAGGTGCTCCAGGACGCCCTGGCTCCCCTGGCCGCGGGCCTGGCCGGCTCGGAGGAGGACGGGGCCCCGTCCCAAACCCCGGCCAAGAAGCCGGAGGGCCCCGTCCCGGAGCCCAGGGGGAACGGCGGCCAGAAGGTACGGGTGCTCCGGGTGGACCAAGCCCGCATCGATGCCCTGATGGACCTGGTGGGGGAACTGGTGGTGGCCAAGAACGCTCTGCCGTTTCTGGCCCGAAGGGCCGAGAACGTGTTCCAGGTGCGGGAGCTGGCCCGGGAGATCAAGAACCAGCACGCGGTGATCAACCGGATCGCCGAGGAACTCCAGGGTGCGGTGATGCAGGTGCGGATGGTGCCCGTATCGCACACGTTCCAGCGGTTTCCCCGGCTCGTAAGGGATTTGTCCCGGAAGCTGGGCAAAGAGGTACGCCTGCTCATGGAAGGGGAGGAGACCGAGGCCGACAAAAACGTGGTGGAAGATCTGGCCGAACCCCTTGTGCATCTGATCCGCAACAGCGTGGACCACGGAATCGAGTCCCCGGACGAGCGCCTCGCGGCGGGGAAGACTGAGGAGGGAGAGATCCGGCTGCGGGCGGTCCAGCTCGACGACCAAGTGCTGATTGAGGTGATTGACGACGGGCGGGGGATGGACCCAGAGCACCTGAAGCGAAAAGCCTACGAGAAAGGGATCCTCAGCGAGGAGCGGCTCGACACCATCACGGACCAGGAGGCATTGCACCTCATCTTTGCGCCGGGGTTCAGCACGGCGCCGCAGGTCTCCAACGTGTCGGGCCGGGGGGTGGGCATGGACGCGGTGCGGGCCATGGTGGACCGAGTCGGTGGCTCGGTGGCCGTGGAGAGCGAGCCAGGGCGCGGCACCTGCATTCGGTTGAGCCTGCCCCTGTCCATGGCGGTGACCCGGGTGATGATCGTGGAGGTGGGGGGCCAGATGCTCGGGGTGCCCATCGAAAGCGTCGTAGAGACCGTGCGGGTGCCTGCCGACGGGATCCACCGGATCAAGGGCCGGGAAACAGTGGTACTCCGGGATCGGCTGGTGCCCTTGTGCCGGCTGAGGCGGGTTCTCGCCCTGGGGCGAGAACCCGCCAATGGGCGGGACGAAGAGGCGGTTCTGGTGGTGCAGGTGGGCGGGAACGAACTGGGCCTGGTGGTGGACCGGTTCCACGAGGGGGTGGACATCATCCTGAAGCCGCTCGAGGGCATCCTGGCCGGGTTCCGGCTGTACGCCGGCACGGCCCTGCTGGGAGATGGGCGCGTTCTGCTGGTGCTGAACCTGCGGGAGTTGGTGGCATGCCTATAA
- a CDS encoding CheR family methyltransferase: protein MARAAATQPGCGELHITDAEFDRFRDFFYRKTGIRFEDSKRYFVDKRLIQRIEGTGHRGFRDYFAFMRFQASGEEFQELVNLMTVNETYFFREEYQLRCMVSDLLGEVLHYKRAGETVRIWSMPCSTGEEPYSIALYLLEYWDLIDRVDVEIVASDIDTRALERAKQGLFSKRSVSHLPRWILGKYFEPAPGGYHRLCDDLRASVNFRRTNLCDLNETKGMRNFDLIFCRNLLIYFDEASQRLAVQTLYDALNPRGFVLLGHSESMSRITSVFKVRRFRDAVVYQRSA from the coding sequence ATGGCCCGTGCGGCGGCGACGCAACCCGGCTGCGGCGAGCTCCATATCACCGATGCGGAGTTTGACCGGTTTCGAGACTTTTTCTATCGCAAAACCGGGATCCGGTTCGAGGACTCCAAGCGCTATTTCGTGGACAAGCGCCTGATCCAGCGGATCGAAGGAACGGGGCATAGGGGCTTCCGGGATTACTTCGCGTTCATGCGGTTCCAGGCATCTGGGGAGGAGTTCCAGGAGCTGGTGAACCTGATGACCGTGAACGAGACCTACTTTTTCCGGGAGGAGTATCAACTGAGGTGCATGGTGAGCGACCTGCTGGGCGAGGTGCTCCACTACAAACGGGCGGGCGAGACGGTGCGGATCTGGTCGATGCCGTGCTCCACCGGGGAGGAGCCCTACTCCATCGCGCTGTACCTCCTGGAGTACTGGGACCTGATCGACCGGGTGGACGTGGAGATCGTGGCCTCAGACATCGACACCCGGGCTCTGGAACGGGCGAAGCAGGGGCTATTCTCGAAACGATCGGTGAGCCATCTGCCCCGCTGGATCTTGGGCAAATATTTTGAGCCCGCCCCGGGTGGGTATCATCGGCTGTGCGACGACCTGCGGGCCAGCGTGAACTTCCGGCGGACCAACCTGTGTGACCTCAACGAAACGAAGGGGATGCGCAACTTCGACCTGATCTTCTGCCGGAACCTCTTGATTTATTTCGACGAGGCGTCCCAGAGGCTGGCGGTTCAGACACTGTACGACGCCCTCAATCCTAGGGGATTCGTGCTGCTGGGGCACTCGGAGTCCATGAGCCGGATCACCTCCGTGTTCAAGGTGCGCCGGTTCCGGGACGCGGTGGTGTACCAGAGGTCGGCCTGA
- a CDS encoding ParA family protein, translating to MVYLAVEWGRRRYRTLVVDLDTQAHARIGLGCGTCDRSAPACHGIFRDPGVRLAEALEAGKPVCGFALRSGGALGYRIFAEGIEVLWT from the coding sequence GTGGTCTACCTGGCCGTCGAGTGGGGTCGGAGGAGGTACCGCACCCTGGTGGTGGACCTGGACACCCAGGCTCACGCAAGGATCGGGCTGGGCTGCGGGACCTGCGACCGATCGGCCCCCGCGTGCCACGGGATCTTCCGGGATCCGGGGGTCCGGCTGGCCGAGGCGCTCGAGGCGGGGAAACCCGTGTGCGGGTTTGCGCTCCGGAGCGGAGGAGCGCTGGGATACCGGATCTTTGCAGAGGGAATCGAAGTCCTGTGGACCTGA
- a CDS encoding response regulator: MKTILLVDDSSTMRMSIASVLSKAGYQAEDAADAEKALAKLKGGLKPHLIITDLNMPGMDGINLIREVRKVPGFRFVPILMLTTESQQSKRQEARTAGATGWLVKPVLADDLLKVIKQVVPGA; this comes from the coding sequence ATGAAGACGATCCTGTTGGTGGACGACTCGAGCACGATGCGGATGAGTATCGCCTCGGTTCTTTCCAAGGCGGGGTACCAGGCCGAGGATGCGGCTGACGCCGAAAAGGCCCTGGCCAAGCTCAAGGGGGGCCTGAAGCCCCACCTGATCATCACCGACCTCAACATGCCCGGCATGGACGGGATTAACCTAATCCGGGAGGTGCGTAAGGTGCCGGGCTTTCGGTTCGTGCCGATCCTCATGCTCACCACCGAGTCTCAGCAATCCAAACGCCAAGAGGCTCGGACGGCCGGTGCCACGGGATGGCTGGTGAAACCGGTTTTGGCAGATGATCTCTTGAAGGTTATCAAGCAGGTCGTTCCGGGCGCCTGA
- the cheB gene encoding chemotaxis-specific protein-glutamate methyltransferase CheB produces the protein MGARYKVLVVDDSALMRKYLRQMLETQEDFEVYTARDGEDALRRIQEVDPDVVSLDINMPVMDGLTCLSHIMTESPRPVVMVSSLTEKGALATFEALELGAVDYLAKPDGTVSLQIKDQADELIRKVRAALGAKRRPRRSSGERVHPPPERLRKPLAAPEPAERAPEGLVLIGVSTGGPRTLEEILPDLPADFPLPALVAQHMPGHFTRVFAERLDRRCALRVKEIRGPSLLEAGTVWIARGDADVVLSRRRKGLVALGVPADERCLWHPSVDRMVRSALEHVPADRLIAVELTGMGDDGAEAMAEVHRRGGRTVAESEDTAVVFGMPKELIERGGADKVLPCHRIARQLVQWAYEGSGTAEAAKG, from the coding sequence ATGGGCGCGAGATATAAGGTCCTCGTGGTAGACGACTCAGCGCTGATGCGCAAATACCTGCGTCAGATGCTGGAGACGCAAGAGGACTTCGAGGTGTACACGGCCCGCGACGGCGAGGACGCCCTTCGTCGGATCCAGGAGGTCGACCCGGATGTGGTGAGCCTGGACATCAACATGCCGGTGATGGACGGTCTCACCTGTCTGAGCCACATCATGACGGAGTCACCGCGGCCGGTGGTGATGGTTTCGTCCCTCACCGAGAAGGGGGCCCTGGCCACGTTCGAGGCCCTCGAGCTGGGCGCTGTGGACTACCTGGCCAAGCCGGACGGCACCGTGTCGCTCCAGATCAAAGACCAGGCCGACGAGTTGATCCGAAAGGTGCGGGCGGCGCTCGGGGCGAAACGCCGCCCGCGGCGCAGCTCTGGGGAGCGGGTCCATCCCCCTCCGGAAAGACTAAGGAAGCCTCTGGCCGCTCCAGAGCCGGCAGAGAGGGCCCCGGAGGGCCTCGTTCTGATCGGGGTGTCCACGGGCGGGCCCCGGACCCTGGAGGAGATCCTTCCGGATCTGCCGGCGGATTTCCCGCTGCCCGCACTGGTGGCCCAGCACATGCCGGGCCACTTCACGCGGGTGTTCGCGGAGCGGCTGGACCGCCGGTGCGCGCTGCGCGTGAAAGAGATTCGGGGTCCGAGCCTTTTGGAAGCCGGGACGGTGTGGATCGCCCGGGGGGACGCCGATGTGGTGCTGAGCCGCCGGCGAAAAGGGCTCGTCGCCCTGGGCGTGCCGGCGGACGAGCGGTGTCTGTGGCATCCCAGCGTGGATCGCATGGTGCGCTCGGCCTTAGAGCACGTGCCGGCCGACCGGCTGATCGCGGTGGAGCTCACGGGAATGGGGGACGACGGTGCCGAGGCCATGGCAGAGGTGCACCGTCGGGGCGGGCGCACGGTGGCCGAGTCGGAGGATACGGCCGTGGTTTTCGGGATGCCCAAGGAGCTGATCGAGCGGGGGGGCGCCGACAAGGTGCTCCCGTGCCATCGGATCGCCCGGCAGCTCGTGCAGTGGGCCTACGAGGGAAGTGGAACGGCCGAGGCGGCCAAAGGCTGA
- a CDS encoding methyl-accepting chemotaxis protein, whose product MALKKHTALGSDTASKPKVTSEQRLEAEEKRRRARTLAKKQQAAERISAASTQLASAVSEAVAAQEELNRSMEQIAGGAEQAAGACQESLAAMNQVDGRLRQQGEVAELARRKSTELQGMMDRVGSEITSLVENVKVGAKRQMKSVKRIGELEQQAGRITEAVKAVMRIADQTNLLALNAAIEAARAGKHGKGFAVVADTVRGLAETSAKNAANIDELIQQVQEKTQAVSGGVRAAAESARAEVEKGAAVAEQLAKIKSQTEKIRAAADEIAQAAAEASLAGEQAQKGSEQIAAAAEEQSSACEECLKSLEQQAQALSESEKAAQELEELADELKSSTDIAKSAEEVAAAAEELSAAVEEINRASAEIVTAIDQISRGAEQQASAAEEAVAGIAQIEKSANVAEAKAREGADAGAEIVELVAENKKLVEEMIEGIRESARTGRANLEAIQELEALSRRIDKIVDGIATVAIQTSMLAVTGAVEAARAGEFGKGFAVVSTDIQNLATDAAQNAEQIKDQVKAIQDHVGIVRTELNEIADVSLAEAEKAAIVSENLVVAEKETKVVLSGNREVLEGTTEIAAAVTQAKKGMEQISAAAEEASQATAQSSAAARQLSQGATELAAAIEEIASTADELQAG is encoded by the coding sequence ATGGCACTGAAAAAGCACACTGCACTGGGTTCCGACACGGCGAGCAAGCCGAAGGTGACCTCTGAGCAGAGGCTGGAGGCTGAGGAGAAACGCCGACGCGCGCGTACCTTGGCCAAGAAGCAGCAGGCGGCCGAGCGGATTTCCGCGGCATCGACCCAGCTGGCATCCGCAGTTTCCGAGGCCGTGGCCGCCCAAGAGGAACTGAACCGTTCCATGGAGCAGATCGCAGGAGGGGCCGAGCAAGCCGCCGGCGCATGTCAGGAGAGCCTGGCCGCGATGAACCAAGTGGACGGCCGGCTGCGACAGCAAGGCGAGGTGGCCGAGCTGGCGCGAAGAAAGAGTACCGAGCTCCAGGGGATGATGGATCGGGTAGGAAGCGAGATCACATCTCTGGTGGAGAACGTCAAGGTGGGGGCCAAGCGGCAGATGAAATCGGTGAAACGGATCGGCGAACTGGAGCAGCAGGCCGGCCGGATCACCGAGGCGGTGAAGGCGGTGATGCGAATCGCGGATCAGACCAACCTGCTTGCTCTGAATGCCGCGATCGAGGCGGCCCGGGCGGGGAAACATGGAAAGGGGTTCGCAGTGGTGGCCGACACGGTCCGGGGGTTGGCCGAGACCTCGGCCAAGAATGCGGCCAATATCGACGAGTTGATCCAGCAGGTACAGGAAAAGACGCAAGCGGTGTCCGGGGGGGTGCGGGCAGCGGCGGAGTCCGCCCGAGCCGAAGTGGAAAAGGGCGCAGCCGTTGCGGAGCAGCTCGCGAAGATCAAGTCTCAGACGGAGAAAATCCGGGCCGCCGCTGACGAGATCGCCCAGGCCGCCGCCGAGGCCTCCCTGGCGGGGGAGCAGGCCCAGAAAGGCAGCGAGCAGATCGCGGCGGCAGCGGAGGAACAGTCGTCGGCTTGTGAGGAGTGTCTCAAAAGCCTGGAGCAACAAGCGCAGGCGCTTTCCGAGAGCGAGAAGGCGGCCCAGGAGTTGGAGGAACTGGCCGACGAACTCAAGAGCAGCACCGACATTGCCAAGAGCGCGGAGGAAGTTGCTGCAGCCGCGGAGGAACTTTCGGCAGCGGTGGAGGAGATCAACCGGGCCTCAGCAGAGATCGTGACGGCGATAGACCAGATCAGCCGGGGTGCCGAGCAGCAGGCCTCCGCAGCGGAGGAGGCCGTGGCCGGAATCGCCCAGATCGAGAAAAGCGCCAACGTGGCGGAAGCAAAAGCTCGGGAAGGGGCGGACGCTGGCGCGGAGATTGTTGAGCTCGTGGCAGAGAACAAAAAGCTCGTGGAGGAAATGATAGAGGGGATTCGGGAATCGGCTCGAACCGGACGGGCAAACCTGGAGGCGATCCAGGAGCTCGAGGCGTTGAGCCGCCGGATCGACAAGATCGTGGATGGGATCGCGACGGTAGCGATCCAGACGAGCATGCTGGCGGTTACGGGTGCGGTGGAAGCGGCCCGGGCCGGAGAGTTTGGGAAGGGGTTCGCCGTGGTGTCCACAGACATCCAGAACTTGGCCACGGACGCGGCCCAGAACGCCGAACAGATCAAGGATCAAGTGAAAGCGATCCAAGATCACGTGGGGATCGTGCGTACCGAGCTGAACGAGATCGCGGACGTGTCCCTGGCCGAGGCCGAAAAGGCTGCCATCGTGAGCGAGAATCTGGTGGTGGCGGAGAAGGAGACCAAGGTGGTTTTGAGTGGGAACCGCGAGGTTCTGGAAGGCACCACGGAGATCGCGGCCGCGGTCACCCAAGCGAAGAAAGGGATGGAGCAGATCAGCGCGGCGGCAGAAGAGGCGAGCCAGGCGACGGCCCAGTCGTCGGCTGCAGCCCGGCAACTCTCTCAAGGGGCGACCGAGCTTGCAGCGGCGATCGAAGAGATCGCATCGACCGCCGACGAGCTCCAGGCCGGGTAG
- a CDS encoding response regulator yields the protein MRRALIVDDAVTVRLYHRKILEEAGFQVEEAENGVEALEKALVTPYDLLLVDVNMPKMDGYTLLREVRSTPELEGVPAIMISTESEKHDREHAYRVGANLYLVKPVRPEAFRLLAALMARNGESR from the coding sequence ATGAGACGAGCGCTGATTGTGGATGACGCGGTGACGGTGCGCCTGTACCACCGCAAGATTTTGGAGGAGGCGGGGTTCCAGGTGGAGGAGGCGGAAAACGGTGTGGAAGCCCTGGAGAAGGCTCTGGTGACCCCCTACGACCTCCTGCTGGTGGACGTGAACATGCCCAAGATGGACGGGTACACCCTGCTGAGGGAGGTGCGAAGCACCCCGGAGCTCGAAGGGGTGCCGGCGATCATGATCAGCACCGAGTCCGAAAAGCACGACCGGGAACATGCCTACCGGGTGGGGGCCAACCTGTACCTGGTGAAGCCGGTGCGGCCGGAGGCGTTCAGGCTGCTCGCGGCCCTGATGGCGCGGAACGGAGAGAGCCGATGA